One window of the Eucalyptus grandis isolate ANBG69807.140 chromosome 6, ASM1654582v1, whole genome shotgun sequence genome contains the following:
- the LOC104449687 gene encoding suppressor protein SRP40, giving the protein MAKSVASVSKEDEPSIAPLPDRWYDISLGPSFGHPHPSSKFCTLRYEFKPASVDKSQPGLLRKKRDNRVSVEFQNNQHGKPKVVFDGVAEDYKDNDAVLFFDGETFCLERLHRAVKRLRHMRVPGESAAAVAVGPAVESNSPLDGKAENLQNCRKGEAQDVGEVERIDMGNSETVGVKPEDENTADKLPPSCSTPRGLTELTNDELEEHLDIIDSDDDHEATDAGNLSRREIHSSIDINVPHQDEDDDEIANVDVSDDEGNLGYNAAEALRAQVAGERQEQSSTSSSSSDSEGSESSSDSGSDSGSGSSGSDSESSDGDSVSSI; this is encoded by the exons ATGGCGAAAAGCGTCGCCAGCGTGAGCAAAGAGGACGAACCGAGCATCGCTCCCCTGCCGGACAGATGGTACGACATCAGCCTCGGCCCTTCCTTCGGACACCCCCACCCGTCTTCCAAGTTCTGCACTTTACGAT ATGAATTTAAGCCAGCTTCCGTCGATAAGAGCCAACCTGGATTGCTTCGCAAGAAGAGGGACAACCGGGTCTCTGTGGAGTTTCAGAACAACCAACATGGGAAGCCTAAGGTGGTCTTCGATGGGGTTGCCGAGGATTACAAGGACAACGATGCGGTTCTGTTTTTCGACGGTGAGACCTTCTGTCTGGAGCGGTTGCATCGGGCAGTGAAGCGGCTGAGGCACATGCGGGTGCCCGGTGAGTCTGCAGCTGCAGTGGCAGTTGGTCCAGCTGTTGAATCTAACTCTCCATTAGATGGTAAAGCAGAAAACCTTCAGAATTGCCGCAAGGGCGAGGCTCAGGATGTG GGTGAAGTGGAGAGAATTGACATGGGCAATTCGGAGACAGTAG GTGTGAAACCTGAAGATGAAAATACTGCTGATAAGCTACCTCCAAGTTGTAGCACCCCGAGGGGATTGACTGAACTGACTAATGATGAACTAGAGGAACATCTTGATATCATCGATAGTGACGATGACCATGAAGCAACAGATGCTGGAAATCTTTCCAGAAGAGAAATTCACAGCAGCATCGACATCAATGTACCACAtcaggatgaagatgatgatgagattgcCAATGTAGATGTTAGTGATGATGAAGGCAATCTGGGTTATAATGCGGCTGAAGCTCTCAGAGCCCAGGTTGCAGGCGAACGACAGGAGCagtcttcaacttcaagcagTAGCAGTGACAGTGAGGGTAGTGAGAGCAGTAGCGACAGTGGCAGTGACAGCGGTAGTGGCAGTAGTGGCAGCGACAGTGAGAGTAGTGATGGTGACTCAGTGAGCTCAATCTAA
- the LOC104449688 gene encoding heavy metal-associated isoprenylated plant protein 21 gives MGALDYLSNFCTVTSTRSKRRPMQTVEIKVKMDCDGCERRVKNAVNTMRGVKSVEVNRKQSRVKVSGYVDPNKVLKRIKRTGKVAEFWPYIPQHLVYYPYADKVYDKRAPAGYVRNTVQAFPSSTSAAPEERIISMFSDDNVNACSIM, from the exons atgggggCACTTGATTACCTATCGAACTTTTGCACTGTGACCAGCACCAGAAGCAAACGCAGACCAATGCAG ACAGTGGAGATCAAGGTTAAAATGGACTGCGATGGCTGTGAGAGAAGAGTTAAGAATGCTGTTAACACCATGAgag GTGTAAAATCCGTGGAGGTGAACCGGAAACAAAGCCGAGTGAAAGTGAGCGGCTACGTCGACCCGAACAAGGTGTTGAAGAGGATCAAGAGAACTGGCAAAGTAGCCGAGTTCTGGCCTTACATCCCGCAGCACCTGGTTTACTACCCTTATGCCGACAAAGTCTATGACAAGAGAGCACCTGCTGGGTACGTCCGCAACACCGTCCAGGCCTTCCCAAGCAGCACAAGTGCCGCACCAGAGGAGAGAATCATCTCCATGTTCAGCGACGACAATGTTAATGCTTGCTCTATCATGTAA
- the LOC104449689 gene encoding uncharacterized protein LOC104449689, translating into MTPLRLSSRASRSLLSSFCRRISDSPPPFPSLPRSQCFCPELGPSSRTSRFPAGACPIFQASRMYAGNERRYYDLFGGGKPGDDEFKKSWKKEMEEDSSVWTGSEDEGDTDEKSQKCLKREIRKVRQEAKDHSNQIDADDSDELHSIWSDSDEEKTLWTGSECDDDDDIPTEAYPNEASDKYIDKIFEFEEKPKYRTISELLKAENEPEELSPGKKARKLAVENALKKLKKGPDGRYINVWEVMSDLDILIGAFENIVSGPEYEELRQGGPKRLNMQFFKDIQARMRDPNYKFSHELKLKPKSKLVPRKKWQKTQSRRRKAQKR; encoded by the exons ATGACTCCGTTGAGACTCTCTTCCCGGGCATCccgctcgcttctctcttctttctgcAGAAGAATATCAGACTCGCCCCCGCCGTTCCCGTCTCTTCCAAG GTCGCAATGCTTCTGCCCAGAATTGGGTCCGAGTTCGAGAACGAGCCGGTTCCCTGCCGGGGCTTGTCCCATTTTTCAAG CATCACGTATGTATGCTGGCAATGAGCGCAGATATTATGATCTCTTTGGTGGTGGCAAGCCAGGAGATGATGAATTCAAGAAATCCTGGAAGAAAGAGATGGAGGAAGACTCCTCTGTGTGGACAGGAAGTGAGGATGAAGGCGACACTGATGAGAAGAGTCAGAAATGTCTCAAAAGAGAGATTCGTAAAGTCAGGCAAGAGGCGAAAGATCATTCCAACCAGATTGATGCAGATGATAGTGATGAACTGCATAGCATATGGTCTGATAGTGACGAGGAGAAGACATTGTGGACCGGCAGTGAATGcgacgatgatgatgacattCCTACTGAAGCATATCCCAATGAAGCCAGTGATAAGTATATAGATAAAATATTCGAGTTTGAGGAAAAACCAAAATACAGGACAATCTCAGAGCTGCTGAAAGCCGAAAATGAACCAGAAGAGTTGTCCCCTGGGAAGAAAGCCCGGAAGTTAGCAGTTGAGAATgccttgaagaaattgaaaaagggACCTGATGGTCGCTATATCAATGTGTGGGAAGTTATGAGCGACTTGGACATATTAATTGGAGCTTTTGAGAATATAGTTTCTGGACCCGAGTACGAGGAACTCAGACAAGGAGGGCCTAAGAGGTTGAATATGCAGTTCTTCAAGGATATCCAAGCACGCATGAGGGATCCGAATTACAAGTTCTCGCACGAATTGAAGCTGAAGCCAAAGAGCAAGCTCGTTCCGAGGAAGAAATGGCAGAAGACGCAATCCAGGAGGAGGAAAGCACAAAAGCGCTAA
- the LOC104449690 gene encoding LOW QUALITY PROTEIN: protein AAR2 homolog (The sequence of the model RefSeq protein was modified relative to this genomic sequence to represent the inferred CDS: inserted 1 base in 1 codon) codes for MDADTALELVKRGATLLLLDVPQYTLVGIDTQMFSVGPVFKGLKMIPPGVHFVYYSSSSRDGKEFSPIIGFFVDAGPSEVIIRRWTTEEERLVSMSEEEAERYCQAVKSMEFDRQLGPYDLNRYGDWKRLSNYITKDTIQRLEPIGGDITVACESEILKNTPKAAMEKALDEQLKTRKFSASVDKAQSRGCYYTSIPHFVKRRGIEGHELTSLNLDKTQLLETILATEFGGXEDLLLGEFQFSFIAFLMGQSLEAFLQWKALVGLLLGCTEAPFHTRTQLFTKFVRVIYYQLKYGLQKDSADNRSTEQGTSALLDDLWFSTNSFLHRLCKDFFSLVLVAPVVDGELLSWTRKFKELLENTLGWEFRQNSAVDGLYFDEDDEFAPTIEMIDDQHL; via the exons ATGGACGCGGACACGGCTCTGGAGCTCGTGAAGCGAGGCGCCACGCTGCTCCTCCTCGACGTTCCTCAGTACACTCTCGTCGGCATCGACACCCAG ATGTTTTCTGTTGGGCCCGTTTTCAAGGGGCTGAAGATGATTCCTCCCGGTGTTCATTTTGTCTACTACAGCTCTTCGAGCAG AGATGGGAAAGAGTTCTCGCCAATCATAGGATTTTTTGTTGATGCTGGTCCGTCTGAG GTTATCATTCGAAGGTGGACTACTGAAGAAGAGCGACTAGTTAGCATGTCTGAAGAAGAG GCAGAGAGGTATTGTCAAGCTGTAAAAAGTATGGAGTTCGATAGACAACTTGGTCCTTATGATCTAAATCGATATGGAGATTGGAAGCGCTTATCCAATTACATTACTAAGGACACTATTCAAAGACTTG AACCCATTGGAGGAGATATCACTGTTGCATGTGAGTCAGAGATCTTAAAGAACACTCCAAAAGCAGCAATGGAGAAAGCTTTAGATGAACAACTGAAAACAAGGAAGTTTTCAGCAAGTGTGGACAAGGCTCAGAGTAGGGGATGCTATTACACATCTATTCCCCATTTTGTCAAGCGCCGAGGAATTGAAGGCCATGAACTTACTTCTTTAAATCTTGACAAG ACACAATTGCTTGAAACCATACTTGCAACAGAATTTGGAG TCGAAGACCTACTTCTTGgggaatttcaattttcctttattgCATTTCTG ATGGGGCAATCACTGGAAGCATTTTTGCAGTGGAAAGCGTTGGTTGGCCTTTTGCTTGGTTGCACTGAAGCT CCTTTCCATACGAGGACTCAACTGTTCACAAAG ttTGTTAGGGTGATCTACTATCAGCTCAAGTATGGACTTCAAAAGGACTCTGCAGACAATAGGAGTACAGAGCAGGGAACCTCAGCGCTACTGGATGATTTGTGGTTTTCTACCAATAGCTTTTTGCATCGACTTTGCAAG GATTTCTTTTCATTGGTGCTAGTTGCCCCAGTTGTTGATGGAGAACTTCTATCTTGG ACAAGGAAATTCAAGGAACTACTTGAGAATACTCTTGGATGGGAGTTCCGGCAAAATAGTGCTGTTGATGGATTGTATTtcgatgaagatgatgaa TTTGCTCCAACCATTGAAATGATCGACGACCAACATCTGTAG